The segment ATCGCTTCAAGATGCAAATATCTTTTGGAATCGGGCATCGGAAGTCAGCTCGTCCTCTTTCGCGGGAGTGTTTTGAATCAGCTGGTCGATCACGTCGTCCGTTGTCATGCCGTCGCTCTGAGCCGCGAAGTTGATCGCGATCCGGTGACGCAAAACGGGCTTGGCCAGAGCAACGATATCATCGGTGGTGACGTAGGTCCGACCGTACAACAGGGCTCGCGTCTTGCCGCCAAGGATCAAGTTCTGCACGGCTCGTGGACCGGCTCCCCAGCCTACATTGTCCGCTACGAATTCGGGAATACCTTCGGAACCGATTCGAGTTTGACGAACCAGCGTAAGAGCAAACCGAATCACGTGATCAGAAACGGGCACGTCGCGAACGGCGTCCTGCATCCGCAAAATGTCTTCGCCCGAGAGCACGGATTTTACGTCGTGGGTGCTGCGAGCCGTCGTGCGGCGGGCGACTTCGAACTCGTCATCAAACGACGGATAGTCGACGTAGACCTTGAACATAAATCGGTCCTGCTGCGCTTCGGGAAGCGAGTAGGTGCCTTCCTGTTCGATTGGGTTTTGCGTTGCCAACACGAAAAACGGATTCGCCAGTTCGTGCCGAACGCGCCCGACCGTCACGGTGCGTTCTTGCATGGCTTCCAAAAGCGCGGCTTGCGTTTTCGGTGGCGTACGGTTGATCTCGTCGGCCAACACGATGTTGGAGAAAATCGGCCCTTCCATAAATCGACGTTCGCGCGCACCAGTCGACTTGTTTTCCTCCAGGATTTCAGTGCCGGTGATGTCGGCGGGCATCAAGTCGGGCGTGAACTGGATGCGAGAAAAGCTCAGATTCAACGTCCGGGCGATCGTGCTGATCATCAACGTTTTGGCTAGTCCCGGGACGCCTTCGAGCAGACAGTGTCCGCGGCTGAACATCGAGATCAAAATCTGCTCGACCACATCCTGTTGGCCAACAATTACTTGTGAAAGCTCGCCAAGAATCTGCTCTCGGGCTTTCTGCATCAGTTCGACAGCGTCCTGTCCAATCGGTTGGTCGGGCATAGCGGTTCCGTTTTCCATCTTTAGTAACGCGTCCATTGTATCCCAAGCACCACGCTGCGGCATCGGGCCCCAATCAACGGTTTACTTCCTGCCCACACACGTCCGCAACGCCTCCAGCGAGGAAATTTCGAAAAACTGTCCGGTCCAAAGGGACATTTTCGTTTTGATGGTGGGCCCTTATTTCGTGACGGGAAAACCGGGGGAAAGAGAACACTGATGCACAACAAAGATCGCGTGAAGAAGTTACTGGCAGGCGTACTGGGACGAGTAAAACAGAAAAATTCCAGCCGCAGCGAATCACAAACGACCAACCTACAAATCGAGCAGCTCGAGCCTCGAATGATGCTCAACGGGGACGCTCAGGAAGTCCTGTTTAGCGCCGGATTCGAAGACGCCGACGTCGGGGCAGGGCAGTATGCCTTTTTCAATTCTGTATCCGGTTTCACGGCGACGAAGAGATCGGTCGAAGTCCAGAACAACCATCCGGCGGTCGGACCGGCGTCGGAAGGGCAGAAGCATCTTGAACTCGACGGTCGCAACGGAATCTTTGTCAACATCGAGGACGTGCAAGCTGCAAGTCTTTCTCTCGAACTGGATTATTCTCCACGCGCCGGTGCCAGCGTTGCCGAGAACGAAATCGAAGTGCTCTGGCAAGGCGACGTGATTCGTACACTTTCGGGAGACGGAAGCGCGAGCTCGACGACTCAGTTCCGCGCGATCGACATCGATCTGCCAATCACCAACGGCTCCACTGCGGGGCGTCTGGAGTTTCGCAGCAAAGCCTCCGGCGGTCGTGGAATGGGTGGCTTGATCGATGACGTGATCGTTACCGCTACGCTCAGTCCGATCGCGATCGAAAACATTTCCGATCAGGAAGTGCAACGCGAATCAACGCTGTCGGTCGACGCGGATCTGTTGCCTCCTGACGATTCGGCAGAAGTCCGTTTTGAACTGGTGAAGGCGCCGGTCGGCGCAACCGTCAATACTCAAACCGGACAATTCAACTGGCTGGCATCCGACGCCAACATTCAGGCGACTGAAAACCGCGAGTCGCAGACAACGATCGGGCCCAAGCAACTGGTTCTGTTCGCGGGCTTTGAAGATGTTGACGTTGCGAGCGGCCAGTTCGGTTTCTTTGACCGCGTCTCCGGCTTCGACGCGACGGCTCGCAAAGTCGAAGTCCAACACAACCACCCTGCGGTCGGTCCGGCCTCCCAAGCCAACCAACATGTTGAACTGGATGGCCGCAACGGAATCGCTCGCTCGATGGATACCGTTGTGGGCGACCTGTATGAGCTGAAGTTTGATTTCTCTCCCCGCGCCGGCGCGGATTCGGTTGCCAACGCGATTGAAGTGCTTTGGGACGGTAAAGTCATCCACGAGGTCACCGCTGACGGACGCAACAATTCGTCGACCAGCTTTCGCACCGTCACCGTCGACCTGTCCGAATTTTCGGGCGATACGACTCGACTGGAGTTTCGCAGCAAGGCACCGGGCTCGGTTCCCGGAATGGGCGGGCTGATCGACAACGTGCGTGTCACCCGACAGGAAGTTTCCACATCCAGTTCCGACAATCCGTTTGAGGTCATCATTCGGGCGACCGATGACCAGGGACGATCCGATACCGAACAATTCAACATCACGATCACGGATCAGCCCTCAATGGCGGCTCCAGTGTTCGACCCCATCGAAAACCTGACGATCGACGAACTTGGGTCCGTTTCCTTTCAGCTAACCGCGACCGACGCAGACACGCCGACGAATGAATTGCGCTACGAAGCCGTTCGAATCCCGATCAATGCGACGTTGAACCCGGCGACCGGCCAGTTCCAGTGGACTTCGGACGAATTTTCCGGAGGATACTTTTTCAACGTTGACGTAAAAGTCGTCGATACCGATGGTCTGTCGGACCAGAAACGTTTTCGCATCACGGTCAATGAAGTCAACCGCGGCCCGTCGATCGAAGCGATTGATGATTTTGAAATCGAATCTGATTCAACGATGGTCGTGGCATCGAAAGCCAGCGATCCCGATCGACCGCGGGATACGCTTTCCTGGTCGCTGACGGAATCTCCTGATGGAGCCAGGATCAACGGCCAGGGCGTCATTTCCTGGACGCCGACGCAGCAACAAGCAGAAAGCTCCGGTCCTTTCCGATTCACCGTCCAAGTCTCCGATGGAAACGGAGGCATCGCTTCAGAATCGTTTGATGTCTCAATCGACGATCGCAGTCCGGTGTTGGACTTCATTGAAAACCGAACCATCGACGAACTCACGCCGGTTTCGATCCAACTTTCGGCAACCGACCCCAACGGCAACGACGAAGACCTGATCTTCGAACTGATTCGCGGACCGGTAGGTTCAACGCTCGACCCGGACACCGGCGTTTTCGCCTGGACGCCCAACGAATGGGCCGGAGCGGTCGACTTTTTCAACATCGACGTTCAAGTTCGCGACGCTGAGGGGCTGACCGATTCACAGCGATTCCGCATCTTTGTCAACGAAACGAACGTCATCCCGGTCCTCGAAGAAATTGACGATTTTTCGATTGAACCGGGACAGGACGTTTCGGTGCAGGCGATGGCCAGCGACAGCGACGTGCCGGTCGACACGCTCACCTTCTCACTGTCGAACGCTCCCGATGGAGCCACCGTTTCCGACGAAGGCTTGATCCATTGGACGCCGCCGACACCATTGTTCGACGGCACGTTCGCATTTACGGTCACCGTCAACGACGGCAATGGCGGAAGCGCTTCGGAATCGTTCAACGTCACCATCGGCCAGGCAACGGACTCCTTGACGCTGGTCGAAAACGACGACTTCCTGGTCACCCAGTCACGTGAATTTATCGTCGGACCTGACACACAGTCGGTCAGCTTCAATTTTTCAACGCAGTTCGACAAAAGCGATCAGTTCGTCAACGATGCATTCGAAGTGGCACTTGTCGATGTCAATGGCCAACCGTTGGTGCAAACTTTCAACCGCAACCGAGACGCCTTTTTCAATCTGACCGAAGACGAAGCCGCCTCGGTCGGTGTCAACGCGATACAGTCCGGCGATGTGCTGAGCGTGGATCTGTCGCATCTCGAAGAAGGCACCGTTGCGAAACTGATTTTCCGTCTGGTCAACAACGATTCGGATACGCAAACTCGCGTCGAAATCAACAATATCGAAACCAGTTCCAGTGGCCTGAACACGCCGATCGGAGCCAGTTTCAATGAGGTACGGGCGTTGGACGCGGCACCGGACTTCACGCTTTTGCAGGACGTAACGGAAAGCTTTGCGGCCCGCTTCGGGAGGACTTCGTTCAACGAAGACACCAACGCCCTGTTCACGAATATCGCGTTGACGAACGTCGGTCAGGTTGCGGTTTCTGGCCGCATGGTTGCCGCCATCAAGAATATTTCTGATGAGCAAATTCAGCTGATCCAACCGGACGGACGCTTGCCTGACGGACGATTCTACATCGATGTGACTTCCGATTCAGGACAGGTGGCTCCCGGCCAAATGGCTCGAACTCGGGACTTCCAATGGCTTAATGAAGACGCGGAAGCGTTCCAGTTTGAGCTTTCCTTGCTGGCAGAAGTGAATTCGGCCCCGACGGGTTTCACTTCTTCACCTCCCGCTGTCGTCGAAGCCGGAAACACCTTGAATTACAAGGCGGTTGCAACGGATCCGGACGAAGGTCAGCCATTGCGATACAGCATTGTTCGCGGCGACGAAGCGGTTTCGATCGATGAGACCAGCGGTGAGCTTTCGTGGACGACGAACACCGATGACCTGGGAAACCATGGCATCACGATTCGCGCTACGGACCCCTTTGGACTGTATTCCGAACAGTCGTTTGATATCGAAGTCGTCGATTCGCTGCAGAACCGTCCTCCGGTGTTCACCAGCGATCCAGTGACCGAAGCCACCGCGTCGAGCGGCTTTGAGATCACGACGTTTGCCACGGGAGACAATCCGAACGGTGTGACGGTCATCGAAGGCTTCCAGGGGCCAAGGATCGTGACGACCAACGAAGCCGATCAAACGATTGGCGTCTATGCGGGCCAGAACAATGATCGATTTGATGATGCCACCGAGTACTCCACGGGTTTCCCGACGACCAATGGTGAGCTGGTCGATGTTGGCTACGCCATCGACTTGGGGCTGCCTGAACTTTTGACGACCTACGACAGCAACTCGGTCGAGTCCATGGATCAAGGGGATCTCAATGGAGACGGTATCCTCGATTTTGTCGTCATGACAACTTACGATTCGTTTAGTACGGGCGAGCGTTACCAGTTGGTCATCCACGCAATGCTGGGAGACGGTGACGGTGGGTTTGCATCGCCCGAGGAAGTCTACCGGCACAGCTATTCCACGTACACATTCGACACCAGAAACCTGCTGCTCCGCGACCTTAACAACGACGGTGATCTCGACATCGTGACCTCGGAAGTAGCTAGTGATCAACGGCTGATATCCATGCTCGGCAACGGAGACGGAACGTTTCAAACGGCCGTCGAGGCACCCTACACAACTGAACCATTTCTCCAGTTTGTTGCCGCGGATGTCGACGAGGATGGCGTTCTGGACCTGATCGGTCGACGAGGAACCCTTTCACTTGGCGGAGCCCAATATGAACTGGCCTGGTCCAAAGGCCTGGGCGACGGAACATTCGCCGAATCCACTTTCATCCTGGACGCCGAAGGAACCTACAATGCAAATCCAGGCCGTGGATTTGAAGTCACGGACCTCAACGCGGATGGCCATCTGGACGTAGCATTCCTCGGCTCGACGAACTTGCACATCTATCACTCCGATGGACTTGGTAACTTCACGCTGGCCACTGAGTTTCGCCCCTCAGTCGTTTCGCCTGACTTATGGATTCGGGGAGGCGACTTCAACGGCGACGGATTTGCAGACCTGCTTTACAACAACGGGTGGAACGGTGAGTTCATCCTGCTGTCTGGCGATGGAAGCGGCATCGACTTTGGTAGCGAAGTCGTCAATGACGTTGATTCCACGATCGCCAACTATGCGGGCAGCGACTCGCCAGTCGACATTGATGGCGACGGCGATCTGGATCTGATATTTGGAGTCGCCAATAGTGATTACGTCTCGCCGCGAGTCGCATTAAACGATGGCACTGGCAAATTCACCATCACCGAATACCCAATGGTGGATTTTTCACAAACCGCCAGCCAGCTACGTTTTGAGAAGCGTGACGTCGTACGAGGAGCGATGTTCGGCGACTACAACCTCGATGGCGTGATGGACTTCTCCTACTTCACCCAGGGTGGCGACACCAATGGAGTCGGCGTTCGTCTGGGAACGCGGCCCGGCGAGTTTGGCAGCACCCGCGCGATCTCATGGGATACCTCCCGAGCCAACCCGGACGCGACGCCGGGAGATTTCAATGGCGACGGAAACGTTGATCTTGTCGATGTCTACAATGACCAGATTCACCTTGGACGCGGCGACGGCACTTTTGAAGATCCCTTCCCGGCGTTGGGCTTTTTTGCATCCGGATTTGTATCGGTCAGCGATTTCAATCTCGACGGACTCGATGACATCGTTGGCGCTCGTTCGAATCGCTACTTCGTTGCTCTGTCCAATGGCGACGGTACGTTTACGACCAGCGATGACCAGTTGGCGGAAGGCAGTTTCTACGGATACAGCTCCACAATCGCAGCCGACTTCAATGCCGACGGTTATCCAGATTTTGTCGCTAAAACCGGAGTCGAGCGACAGATCGATGTTCATCTGAATGACCCGGAAAATCCTGGCGTGTTCACACGAAGCTTTCGTTACACGTTGCCCGATGGATCGCAGGGAATCAACGTTTCAAACTGGCAGGAGTCCTACGCAACCGCAGATTTCACCGGAGACGGAATCCTTGATCTCTCTTTTGCAGAACGTGACGACTACAACAATGGCGTGATCAAACTTGTCGTCATGGCCGGCGATGGAAACGGAGACTTCACCTTCCATAGCGAACTGGAAGGATTCGATTCGTATTCGCAAAACCTGCCGGCACATTACTATGCCCCGGGAGACTTTAACGCCGGAGATATTGATGGCGACGGGGACGAAGATCTAATCGCGGTCACCAACTATGGGGCCCGTATCTTTTTGAACGACGGATCAGGCAATTTTGAATTTTTCACGCATCTTGATTCTCCAGGAACTCAGCAGCGAGGCCGTGACTCGTGGCTGGTCGATTTCGATCAGGATGGACAACTGGATCTGATCCAAACCGGACTTGTCGGATATGGGCCATTGGTAATCCGACTGGGCAACGGTGATGCCTCATTCCAGGCTCCTCAGACGTATGGTCTGATCGGTTCAGTCCAGGGCATCATATCCCGGCAACCCTTTGCGGACCTTGACGGGGACGGTCAACTCGATTTCGTCTACGGCTCGGACAACGTTGGAAACTACAGAAACGATTCCGCTTCCGTTTACGCTGGCCGCCGAAACGACCTGGTCGATTTGCTTTCAGTCGACCTTGATGGAGACGGCAACCAGGAGCTCCTCGCCGTGCAGGAGCAGATGGATCGCCTGCAAATCTTCCAGGGCGACAATCTCGGCGGCCTGACGCGGCTACCGGATTTGCAAACAGGTCGCGCTCCGCAGGCAGTTACCGTCGCCGATCTCAATGGGGATGGAGTTGTAGAACTGCTGGTTGCCAACCGCGCCAGCCAGAGCATTACGGTTTACACGGGCGATCTGGACGCCGGTTATGCTTCGACTGAAGTTTTCGTCGGCGGTGGTTTGATCGACATCAAAGCCGCAGATGTGAATGGAGATGGGTTCGATGATGTGTTTGCTTTGGATGTGCAGCGCGGCGGACTGTTAAAGTTCATCAGCGACGGCTCGCTGACGTTGACTTCGCCGATTGAAGTCGCTCTCGGCGATACGCCAGAACATCTGACGCTGGCGGATACCAACAATGACGGCACCATCGACGCGTTGATCACGCTTCCCGAAAGCAACCGTTTGATGATCCTTGACGACATCGCGACCGATTCGGGACCCGCTCCTCTGTTCCTTGAATTTGCGACATCGCCCGGAGAAGTCGTCGTTTTGGAACTCAACGAGGACGGAAATCCCGACATCGCGGTGACTTTGCCTGAATCCAACGCGGTCTCTGTGCACTACGGTCGCGGCGACAACCAGTACGCAGCGCCGCAGTTGATCGAAGTCGGAGAAGCTCCTGAAAAGATCACCGTTGCCGATGCTGACGAGGACAGTCGCCTTGACCTGATCGTTGCCAATTCGGGCGACAACACAGCCAGTGTGATCTACAACCGCTTCGATCCGAATGAAGTTTACAGCTACGATGCCGATGCCATCGACCCGGATAACGATGCTGTCTCCTATCGCATCGTTGACGGTCCCGGAGGCCTTTTTATCGACAGCCAGACCGGGGAAGTCACGTGGGCGGCCAGTCCCAATCAGGTTGGGGGGCACACCGTCACGATCGAGGCCAGTGATGGGCGGGGAGGAATCGCAACGCAGACCTACCGCATCGAAGTCGAACCAGCGCGGGAGAACAATACGCCACTGATCGCGACCGAACCGGTGGCAAAAATTGGAGCAGGTGAATCGTTTGAGTATCAAGCCGCCGCGGTGGATGCCGACAATGACGCGCTGCGATATCGAATTCTGTCTGGTCCTGATGGTGCGACCGTTGACCCGGTCACAGGGCTGGTTAGGTGGGACGGCCGAATTGATGGCACGGCGTTTCTGTCACCCGATGGCACGGCAGTCAACCACGGTGACATTGTTACACCCGTCGGGGAAGACAGCTCGATCGCACTGAACACGTTGACCGTCGAAGGATGGTTCAAGCCGGAAAATCTTACTGTTGCAGGAGGAGCGGCGACGCTGTTCCGCTACGGCAGCCTTCTGTCGGAGCCTTTCCATGTCCGCTTCCGCTACAACAGCGAATTGGAGCTGTTCCTGGACCAGGACGGGACCACGACGCAGAGCATTTCCCGGATTCCTTTCGACGTCGAGGTCGATCGTTGGTACCACATCGCGTTATCGGTTGACGACTCAAACCAGACCTTTGAACTGTTCGTCGATGGCAAGTCCGCAATTTCCGGAAATCTGCCTTCCAGCTTCGTTTACGACGAAAGCATGAAACTTGAAATCGGCGGAAATTACTGGGACTTTTCAGGACAGGTCGACAACTTTCGAATCTGGAATACCGCCAGAACCGCGGAACAAATCCGTGAAGGCATGACACGCCAGTTCGATGGCGACGCAAATCTGATGCTGGACTATCGATTCGAAGTCGAAGGTGCCCAGACGGTCCGTGACAACACGCCGTACCGAAACGATGGCTACCTGACGCCCAACGTCGGCACGCCAGAAATTGTTGATGGCGGACTGGCCGAATTCGGCACTTACTCGTTCGTGATTGGCGTCGAAGACGGTCGCGGAGGGATAAGCACACAAGCTTTTGATGTTGAGATTGTCCCGGAACTTCGCGGCGCGATCGAAGGCAACATTTTCGACGACGCGAATGGTGACGGCATCCGCAACGACGGGGCGGGCACCGAACCTGCAGAAGACGGGCTTGGCGAGTGGCTGGTCTTTATCGACGCCAACGACAATCAGTTCGCTGATCCAGAAGAAGTTCAAACCGTCACCGATGCCAATGGAAACTATCGATTGGCTGGACTGTTGCCAGACACCTATCCGGTTCGCTTTGCTCCCATGGCGGGCTTTGAATCCGTCTCGCCACGAAACGTCGAAGTTAACGCCAGCGAAACCACGATCGCAAACGTGGCCGCGATGCAATCGCCGCTTGGCCAGATCCAGGGCCAGATTCGTACAATCGATGGCGAAACAGCCGGTCACTGGACCGCCTACGTCGACATGAACGACAACGGTGTTCGCGACGAAGCTGAACCGATCGCAAACTCCGATCGACTGGGCAATTTCGCCATCACGGGACTGGCTGCGGGAACGTACATCCTCAGAGCAGATCTTCCGGCAGGCTGGTTGGCCGCGGACGGATTCGATGGTGTGGAAGTCGAATTGCTTGAAGACGCGATTGCGGCAGGCAACGACCTGGCCCTCGAGCCTTCAAACTCGTCAGTGACTGGCGGCGTACGCTTTGTCACCACCGCGCCGCAGTCGGTGAGAGCGCGAGACGTATTCCAATACGCTTCGGTTGCGACCAACATCAACGGCGCCCCAATCCAATACGACCTGTCGCTGGCCCCGGAAGGGCTGACCATCGATCCGGAGAATGGACGAGTCACGTGGCAGCCAACGATCGGTCAAGCCGGACAGCATTCGGTGATCCTGCGAGCCACCGACGCTTCCGGTTCGATCTCATTGCAATCGTTCACCATCGAAGTCGTCGCTCCAAACACCGCTCCGGCGATCACTTCCACACCACCGGCGTCCGGTTTCATTGGCAAGACGTTTGTCTATCAGGTTCACGCGCAGGATGGCGAACTCGATTCGTTGACATTTATGCTGGCCGCTGCTCCGGCGAGTGTCAACATGGATGCCGAAGGCCTTATTGAATGGACGCCGGATGCATCGGGAGAGGCTGATTTTGAAATCCTCGTCGTCGATTCGGCTGGCAACGATTTTCGTCAGACTTTCACCGTCGATGTTTCGGGCGACAATCCTTCGGTGACGCCGTTTACTATTGAGCCCGCCCGAAAATCGATCGGGCTGGGCCAGACTTACCTGAGCAAGATCGCCGGCGAGGATTCTCTGGGCAGGCCGCTAAGCTGGACGCTGGTTAGCGGACCAGCCGGATTTGAAGTCGCAGCTGACGGAATGTTGAAGTGGACTGCAAACTCGATCGGCAACGAAGCCATCGAGCTACTTGCAACCACAGTCGACGGCGAATCGGAATCCTACACCTTCAACCTCGAAGTCATCGGTTACCCGGTCATCAACACTCCGTCGATCGTTTCCGAGCCGACGCTTTCTGCCACCATCGGCAATGCATACGCCTACGATGTCGAAGTCGCGAATGTTGTTGGCGAATTGCTGACCTTCACCATCGTCGATGGCCTCATTGGAGCCAGCATTGACCCGGATCGCGGAACACTACGTTGGACACCGGAATCGGATCAGCTTGGCGAAAGCGACTTTACAATCGAAGTCGTCAACGCGAATGGCGAATCGACCTTTCAGGAATTTACCGTTTCCGTCACCCGGTTCGGCGGACCGCCACGGATCGTTTCCACGCCTCCGACAGAAGCCAACGTCGGTGGCTCATTCCTCTACACCATCGACGCCGTTGACACCGAAGGCGACCCACTGACGTATCGCCTGTTGCAGGCTCCTGCCGGAATGTCAATCAATGAAACGACGGGTGAATTTTCGTGGACACCAACCGCCGGTCAAGTTGGACTTCGTCGGACCGTGATCGAAGTCGCCGACGGAATCGGAGGAGCCACAACGCAAGCCTTCGCCATCCTCGTTGGCGATGGTGTCGTCAACCTGGCACCTGACTTCTCCTCGGAAGCACCGCGATTCACGGCCGTCGGCTCGAACTACACCTATCAGCTTGAGGCCACCGATGCGGAAGGCACCGAGCTAAGCTATGCCGTCTCGCGCGGACCGACTGGCCTGACGATCAGCGACTCCGGACTGGTTTCGTGGACGCCGGCCGATGGACAGGACGGAAAGTTCGTTGTCACGTTGCGAGTCACCGACGAAGGCGGCGCGTCGTCGATTGAGTCCTTTGAACTGGATGTGCTTGCCGAGAACCGGGCTCCTGTCGTCAACAGTTCGGCACCGACAACAAGTGTCAAAGGCGTGGCGTTCCGTTACGATTTGCTGGTCAACGATGCCGACATTGATCCGCTGGCGTTTGCGCTGCTTGCTGCTCCAGAAGGAGCCGAAATCAATGCTTTTGGTCAGATCGTTTGGCAAACGGACGATGCCGATTTGGGAGACCACCAGTTCGCAGTCGAAGTCACCGATCCGCGAGGCGGTATCGCGACCCAATCGTTCACGCTAAATCTGGTCGCCGACACCGAAGGCCCGAAAGTTAGCCTGATCGAAAATTTGGGTGAAAGCTCCCGCAACGTTTTGCCGTGGCAAGGCCCGTTTGTGGTTTACGCTCGAGCCATCGACAACGTGGGCTTGGCGTCGTTGACACTTTCCGCCAACGGCCAGGACATCCCGCTTTCCGCCAACGGAACCGCGGTGTTTACTTTCGAGGACTGGCTTTTTGAAAGCATCAATGTCACAGCGACTGCCGTGGATACAAGCGGCAATGTCACAACCAAATCAATAAGCTTTGACTACGATGTGCCCGAAGGCTGGTCGACGAATCCCGGCCCGGAAGTTCCAACGGCGATCATCACCAGCCCGGCCGACAGCGGTACCGCGACGGGATTTGTCTCCATCGTCGGCACGGCCGATCACGAAGACTTCGGCGCATA is part of the Mariniblastus fucicola genome and harbors:
- a CDS encoding AAA family ATPase, giving the protein MQKAREQILGELSQVIVGQQDVVEQILISMFSRGHCLLEGVPGLAKTLMISTIARTLNLSFSRIQFTPDLMPADITGTEILEENKSTGARERRFMEGPIFSNIVLADEINRTPPKTQAALLEAMQERTVTVGRVRHELANPFFVLATQNPIEQEGTYSLPEAQQDRFMFKVYVDYPSFDDEFEVARRTTARSTHDVKSVLSGEDILRMQDAVRDVPVSDHVIRFALTLVRQTRIGSEGIPEFVADNVGWGAGPRAVQNLILGGKTRALLYGRTYVTTDDIVALAKPVLRHRIAINFAAQSDGMTTDDVIDQLIQNTPAKEDELTSDARFQKIFAS